The Brassica napus cultivar Da-Ae chromosome C7, Da-Ae, whole genome shotgun sequence genome has a segment encoding these proteins:
- the LOC106350688 gene encoding uncharacterized protein LOC106350688 yields the protein MRLEHSCEITYWHAWEAREFAIAAARGIQDRSYAKMPAYLHMIKEANPVRGFYNAMRRVIVVDGTFLKNKYKRVLLVSTAVDGNSNLYPIAFGVVDSENDDSWGWFFRQLKVDITDCQDLAFVSDRNASISKAIGTVYPQSTHGICIHHLLTNVVAFFKTKGLSALVEKASRAYWYTEFQERITEIFEMSHELGRYLREADVRKWARSLFSGERYDIRTTNPAESINSVLRIPREYPVIPLLDSIRELLTRWFYERRVVSSKHLDPLTTKVEKNIDRRILKAKGFQFYKVDDFKSLVKGNIYDCHVDLERRTCTCGNISTPINHVFVGTGMEMHRFTDSLYTTAAWRTAYAECINAIAVPESEWNVPAEVKLAKVLPPETKNSDGRPIKRRYESVEDKINLLKDQEKIKSTSAVVVVPKDTREEHVIYPSSLFCVF from the exons ATGAGATTGGAGCATAGTTGTGAGATTACTTATTGGCACGCTTGGGAAGCTCGTGAGTTTGCTATTGCAGCTGCTAGAGGTATACAAGATCGCAGTTATGCTAAAATGCCAGCATATTTGCATATGATTAAAGAAGCTAATCCTG TTAGAGGATTCTACAATGCAATGCGAAGGGTGATTGTTGTTGATGGaacttttctgaaaaataaatacaaaagagTTCTACTTGTTTCTACTGCTGTAGATGGTAACTCTAATTTGTATCCGATTGCATTTGGGGTTGTTGATTCGGAGAATGACGATTCATGGGGGTGGTTCTTCAGACAGTTGAAAGTGGATATTACTGATTGTCAAGACCTAGCTTTTGTCTCAGATAGAAATGCATCTATTTCTAAAGCGATTGGGACTGTCTACCCTCAATCAACACATGGAATTTGCATTCATCACTTGTTGACCAATGTGGTTGCATTTTTCAAGACAAAAGGGTTGAGTGCCTTGGTGGAAAAGGCTTCACGGGCATATTGGTACACTGAATTTCAGGAACGTATCACCGAAATTTTTGAAATGAGTCATGAGCTTGGAAGATATCTACGGGAGGCTGATGTGCGCAAATGGGCTCGTTCTCTCTTCTCTGGTGAAAGGTATGACATTAGGACCACAAACCCTGCAGAGTCGATAAATTCAGTTCTGAGAATACCTAGAGAATATCCGGTTATTCCTTTGCTAGATAGTATAAGAGAACTGTTGACTCGATGGTTCTATGAGCGTCGTGTGGTAAGCTCTAAGCATCTTGATCCTTTAACCACTAAGGTGGAGAAAAATATTGATAGGAGAATTCTGAAGGCAAAAGGGTTTCAATTCTACAAGGTTGACGACTTCAAATCGCTTGTGAAAggaaacatatatgattgtcaTGTTGATTTGGAAAGAAGAACATGCACATGTGGGAA CATATCGACTCCAATCAATCACGTTTTTGTTGGTACAGGCATGGAAATGCACAGATTTACTGACAGCTTATACACCACTGCAGCGTGGAGAACCGCCTATGCGGAATGCATTAATGCAATAGCAGTTCCAGAGTCTGAATGGAATGTCCCTGCTGAGGTTAAACTTGCTAAGGTTTTACCACCAGAGACAAAAAATAGTGATGGTCGGCCAATAAAGAGAAGGtatgaatcagtagaagacaagaTAAATCTTCTCAAGgatcaagaaaaaataaaaagcacAAGTGCAGTCGTTGTGGTACCGAAGGACACAAGAGAGGAACATGTGATTTACCCATCTAGTTTGTTCTGTGTGTTCTGA